A genomic stretch from Gemmatimonadota bacterium includes:
- a CDS encoding ABC transporter permease: MFNLIGNYAKIAIRNLMRNKVYSALNILGLGIAMSCCLLIVLFLQRELQYDHRYEKGDRIYKVVREINIQGGSRNFSWGTSGSLGPALQRDFPEVESAVRIWPWNVKVERENILFPTRLNRVDKHVFDVFEAEFVQGSAQTAFEDPTSIVITERMANVIYGEENPMGKVLTVVNSIFGGDYIVRGVLKDRLEPTTIPFNMFVSRDPNAQWSNKLHRWDPAAGFRPVQTYILLQEGVSPETLEQKFPDFIKRYMGAEIQKYNAYHLQPLHRVYLHSRADYDIQSFGDIDQLYTMCVIAAFILIIACVNFMNLATAQSVRRAREVGLRKVVGASRGQLIQQFLGESLIVACLASLLAIIVARAMLPVFNDLIQQNLVLDLKAYMTLIPALIGVVLVSGILAGGYPAFVLSAWQPIDTLKSQVQSRSGGSWFWKGLVIFQFSISIFLIVGTLVVRNQISYMLDRDLGVDTEHLVMLPIFISSREAHFVHANRLSSRYSTVKQSFLRHPNVIGATASQYRAFPSGGGSRRKPIRPEDLPGDDWWILINEVDGDFVKTMGIELVAGKNFTPGKGDPLRGWTREFLINESAAKLFGWDNPIGKQIQKLDGGGGTGTVVGVFKDYHFDSLKEKIAPLAFVQWARLYAYLTLKIKGGQFVETMDFLEEEWYKFVPNEAFNPIFMDDGFASAYRNELRLRRIAGISSLLAIVVCCLGLFGLAAISAQRRTKEIGVRKVLGASAGQIVTMFSAEFVVLVAFASLIAWPLAYYMLDDWLADFAYRIGLDVSVFVLSSVLAIAIALITVSYQAWKAAQTNPIEALKYE, translated from the coding sequence ATGTTTAATCTGATTGGAAATTACGCCAAAATTGCTATCAGGAATTTGATGCGCAACAAAGTGTATTCTGCGCTCAATATCCTCGGTCTGGGAATCGCCATGTCCTGCTGTCTTTTGATTGTGTTGTTCTTACAACGCGAGTTGCAATACGATCACAGATATGAGAAGGGGGATCGCATTTACAAGGTCGTGCGAGAAATAAATATCCAGGGCGGGTCGCGCAATTTTTCCTGGGGTACGTCGGGATCTCTGGGCCCCGCGTTGCAACGCGATTTTCCCGAAGTAGAGTCAGCCGTTCGAATATGGCCCTGGAACGTGAAGGTCGAACGCGAGAATATTTTGTTTCCCACACGGCTCAATCGCGTTGACAAACACGTATTTGACGTATTTGAAGCCGAATTTGTTCAAGGCAGCGCACAGACGGCTTTTGAAGATCCAACGAGTATTGTGATTACCGAGCGCATGGCGAATGTTATCTACGGCGAGGAAAACCCGATGGGCAAGGTGCTCACCGTTGTCAATTCGATTTTTGGCGGAGATTATATTGTGCGGGGTGTGTTGAAAGATCGCCTTGAGCCTACGACAATCCCATTTAATATGTTCGTATCGAGAGACCCCAATGCCCAATGGAGCAACAAATTGCACAGATGGGATCCGGCTGCGGGTTTTCGACCGGTACAAACCTATATTTTGCTTCAAGAAGGGGTTTCTCCCGAAACACTGGAACAAAAATTTCCGGATTTTATAAAGCGCTATATGGGCGCAGAAATCCAAAAATACAATGCGTATCATCTTCAACCCCTGCATCGGGTCTATTTGCATTCGCGTGCGGATTACGATATTCAGAGCTTCGGCGATATCGATCAACTCTATACGATGTGTGTGATTGCCGCATTTATTCTGATCATTGCCTGCGTGAACTTTATGAATCTGGCGACAGCCCAATCAGTCCGGCGCGCAAGAGAGGTGGGCTTGCGAAAAGTAGTCGGTGCCAGTCGCGGTCAGTTGATCCAGCAATTTCTGGGAGAGTCCCTGATTGTCGCCTGTCTCGCGTCGTTGCTGGCAATTATTGTCGCTCGGGCGATGCTGCCCGTGTTTAATGATTTGATCCAGCAAAATCTGGTATTAGATCTCAAGGCATATATGACTTTGATTCCGGCGTTGATCGGCGTGGTACTGGTATCCGGGATACTCGCCGGAGGTTATCCCGCCTTTGTTTTGTCTGCCTGGCAACCGATTGATACATTGAAGAGTCAGGTTCAATCCAGATCGGGTGGTTCGTGGTTCTGGAAGGGCCTGGTGATATTCCAATTTTCAATTTCGATTTTTTTGATCGTGGGCACGCTGGTCGTGCGCAACCAGATCTCTTATATGCTGGATCGGGATCTGGGGGTTGATACAGAACACCTGGTCATGTTGCCCATTTTTATTTCGAGCCGAGAGGCGCATTTCGTTCACGCCAACCGCCTGTCGTCGCGATACAGTACTGTGAAGCAGTCGTTTTTGAGGCATCCCAATGTCATTGGGGCAACCGCATCTCAGTATCGCGCCTTTCCCAGCGGGGGTGGCTCGCGGCGCAAGCCCATTCGCCCGGAAGATTTGCCGGGGGATGACTGGTGGATTCTGATCAACGAGGTCGATGGGGATTTTGTAAAAACAATGGGTATTGAGCTGGTTGCTGGCAAAAACTTCACCCCGGGCAAGGGAGATCCCCTCAGGGGATGGACGCGCGAATTTCTGATCAATGAGTCGGCAGCCAAATTATTTGGCTGGGATAATCCCATCGGCAAACAAATTCAGAAGCTGGATGGGGGCGGTGGCACGGGTACTGTTGTGGGCGTGTTTAAGGATTATCATTTTGATTCCTTAAAGGAAAAAATCGCGCCCCTCGCATTTGTTCAGTGGGCCAGGCTATATGCGTATTTAACGCTCAAAATAAAGGGCGGGCAGTTTGTAGAGACGATGGATTTTTTGGAAGAGGAATGGTATAAGTTCGTGCCCAACGAAGCGTTTAATCCCATTTTTATGGACGATGGGTTTGCGTCTGCGTACCGGAATGAACTTCGCCTGAGAAGAATTGCTGGCATTTCTTCTTTGCTGGCGATCGTGGTGTGTTGTTTGGGTCTGTTCGGTTTGGCCGCTATTTCTGCCCAACGGCGCACAAAGGAGATTGGGGTGCGCAAGGTGCTCGGTGCGTCTGCCGGGCAAATTGTGACGATGTTTTCAGCCGAATTTGTCGTGCTGGTCGCGTTTGCCAGTCTTATTGCCTGGCCCCTGGCTTATTACATGCTCGATGACTGGTTAGCCGATTTTGCCTACCGCATTGGTCTGGATGTCTCGGTATTTGTATTGAGCAGTGTACTGGCTATTGCTATTGCCCTGATTACAGTGAGTTACCAGGCATGGAAAGCGGCGCAGACCAATCCGATTGAGGCGCTTAAGTACGAATAG